From a single Pseudophryne corroboree isolate aPseCor3 chromosome 6, aPseCor3.hap2, whole genome shotgun sequence genomic region:
- the LOC134936352 gene encoding histone H3, which yields MARTKQTARKSTGGKAPRKQLATKAARKSAPATGGVKKPHRYRPGTVALREIRRYQKSTELLIRKLPFQRLVREIAQDFKTDLRFQSSAVMALQEASEAYLVGLFEDTNLCAIHAKRVTIMPKDIQLARRIRGERA from the coding sequence ATGGCCAGGACCAAGCAGACCGCCCGCAAATCTACCGGAGGTAAAGCTCCTCGCAAGCAGCTGGCAACCAAGGCTGCTCGGAAAAGCGCCCCAGCTACCGGCGGCGTGAAGAAGCCTCACCGCTACCGTCCCGGGACTGTTGCTCTCAGAGAGATCCGCCGCTACCAGAAATCCACCGAGCTGCTGatccgcaagctgcccttccagcgaTTGGTGCGTGAGATCGCCCAAGACTTCAAGACCGACCTGCGCTTCCAGAGCTCTGCCGTTATGGCCCTACAAGAGGCCAGTGAGGCTTATCTGGTGGGGCTGTTCGAGGACACCAACCTGTGCGCCATCCACGCCAAGAGGGTAaccatcatgcccaaagacatccaGCTAGCCCGCAGAATccgaggggagagggcatag